CACTGCACGCACTGCGCGTTCCGAGCCTCGTGCAGCGCGCGGCAGGAGGGGCGCCACGTCGTGGAGTGAGGTATCGCACCACCCGTGGTGACCTGCGCTTGGACCGTCCCGAACGCCTATGCGGCCACCACTGTCAGTGGGCGCCGCTAGCCTCTCTGACGTGCCAGCCCGTATCACCGACCCCGAACAGCTCAAGCAGCTCCTCGGCATCCCGTTCACCCCGGAGCAGACGGCCTGCATCACCGCGCCGCCCGCCCCGCAGGTCATCGTGGCCGGAGCCGGCTCGGGCAAGACGACGGTGATGGCGGCACGCGTGGTGTGGCTGGTCGGCACCGGCCAGGTCGCCCCCGAGCAGGTGCTCGGCCTCACCTTCACCAACAAGGCCGCCGCCGAACTCGCCGAGCGCGTCCGCAAGGCGCTGGTCAAGGCCGGCGTCACCGACCCGGACGCCATCGACCCGGACAACCCGCCGGGCGAGCCGGTGATCTCCACCTACCACGCGTTCGCGGGCCGCCTACTGACCGACCACGGCCTGCGCATCGGTCTCGAGCCCACGTCCCGGCTGCTCGCCGACGCCACCCGCTTCCAGCTTGCCGCGCGTGTGCTGCGCGAGGCCCCCGGGCCCTACCCGGCCCTGACCCGTTCCTTCCCGGACCTCGTCGGCGACCTCCTCGCCCTCGACTCCGAACTCGCCGAGCACCTCGTGCGCCCGGAGGCACTGCGCGCGTACGACGCCGAACTGCTGCTGACCCTGCGAGGCGCCAAGCTCAGCAACGCCGACCTGCGCAAGGTCCCGGAAGCCGCGGCCGCCCGGCGCGAACTCGCCGAGCTGGTCACCCGCTACCGGACCGCCAAGCGCGAGCGGGACCTGCTCGACTTCGGCGACCAGATCGCCCTGTCGGCCCGGCTCGCCGGAACCCCCGAAGTGGGCCAGGTCCTGCGCGACGAGTTCCGCGTGGTCCTGCTCGACGAGTACCAGGACACCTCGGTCGCCCAACGCGTCCTCCTGGCGGGCCTGTTCGGCGAGGGCACCGGCCACCCCGTCACCGCCGTCGGCGACCCGTGCCAGGCGATCTACGGCTGGCGCGGCGCCTCCGTCGCCAACCTCGACGACTTCCCCGAGCACTTCCCCCACGCCGACGGCCGGCCCGCGACCCGCCAGTCCCTCAGCGAGAACCGCCGCAGCGGCGGCCGCCTCCTCGACCTCGCCAACGGTCTCGCGGAGCCCCTGCGCGCCCTCCACGCGGGCGTGGAGGCCCTCCGCCCGGCCCCCGGCGCCGAACGCGACGGCATCGTCCGCTGCGCTCTGCTGCCCACCCACGCCGAGGAGATCGACTGGGCCGCCGACTCCGTCGCCCACCTCGTCCGGACCGGAACCGCGCCCGGCGAGATCGCCGTCCTGTGCCGCACCGCGACCGACTTCGCCGAGATCCAGGGCGCCCTGGTCGCCCGGGACATCCCGGTGGAGGTCGTCGGCCTGTCCGGGCTGCTGCACCTTCCCGAGATCGCCGACCTCGTCGCCGTCTGCGAGGTCCTCCAGGACCCCGGCGCCAACGCCTCCCTGGTGCGCCTGCTCACCGGCCCGCGCTGGCGCATCGGCCCGCGCGACCTCGCCCTCCTGGGGCGGCGCGCCCGGCTCCTCGTGGCCCACGCGCGCGTGGCGGACGACGACGACCAGGACCGCCGCCTGGCCGAAGCCGTCGAAGGGGTGGACCCGTCCGAGGTGATCTCCCTCGCGGACGCCCTCGACACCTTCCTCGAAACACCACTGGACGGCCGCGGGGACGACGACGGACTGCCGTTCTCGCCCGACGCGCGCGTGCGCTTCGCCCGGCTGGCCACCGAACTGCGCGAGCTGCGCCGCTCCCTGGCCGACCCGCTGATGGACGTCCTGCACCGCGTCCTCGCCGTCACCGGCCTGGAGGTCGAGCTGTCGGCTTCCCCGCACGCCCTGGCCGCCCGCCGCCGCGAGACCCTGTCCAACTTCCTGGACGTCGCCGCCTCCTTCGCCGCCGGCGACAACGAGGCGTCCTTGCTCGCCTTCCTCGGCTTCCTGCGCACCGCCGCCCAGTACGAGAAGGGCCTCGACAACGCCCTGCCCGGCGGCGAGAACACCGTCAAGGTGCTCACCGCCCACAAGTCCAAGGGCCTGGAGTGGGACGTCGTGGTCGTCCCCGGCCTGGTCACCGGCACGTTCCCCAGCAGCCAGGGCCGCGAGAAGTGGACCTCCCAGGGCAAGGTCCTGCCGCACGGGCTGCGCGGCGACGCCGACACCCTGCCCGACGTGACGTCCTGGGACGCCAAGGGCCTGAAGGCCTTCCACGAGGCCATGAAGGACCACCAGCACACCGAGGAGCTCCGCCTCGGCTACGTCACCTTCACCCGCCCCCGCTCCCTCCTCCTGGGCTCCGGCCACTGGTGGGGGCCCACTCAGAAGAAGCGCCGCGGGCCGTCCGCGTTCCTCCAGGCCCTCTACGAGCACTGCGAAGCCGGGTACGGCGAGATCGAGGCCTGGGCGGACGAACCAGCCGAGGACGAGGACAACCCGGCCCTGCACCGGGCGACGGCCGACCAGGTCTGGCCCCTGCCCCTGGACGCGGCGGCCCTGGCCCGCCGCCGCGCCGCCGCCGAGACCGTCCTGGCCCACCTCGAGGGCCTCGCGTCCGAGGAGGCCGGGCACCCCGCGGCCGTGCACGACCCGGACGCCCTCGACGACCCGGAGTGGCCGCCGCCCCCCGAGGACGACGAGCCTCCCTACGACGAACCGGACCCCTTCGACTACGACGAAGACCCCTTTGACCACGACGAAGACGCCTTCGACGACGAGGCCCTCGACGCACCGGCCTCCCCGGCGCCCCAAGAAGAAGACGCCATCGACGGAGATGCCTTCACGGAAGCAGACGGGCCGGCGGACGGAGACGCACGGCCGGCGCACGCCCCCACGGTCCCCCACCAGGCGGGACCACCGGAACCCCAGGACCCCCGGCGACACCCCAGGCCGCACCTCACCCCGGAGGAAGCCCGCACCATCGCCTCCTGGGACCGCGACCTCGACGCCCTCACCGGCGAGCTCCTGCGCGCCCGCGACAGCGTCACCGAGGTCCCCCTGCCCACGTCCCTCACGGCCTCCCAGCTGCTGCTCCTGGCCGCCGACCCGGACGGCCTCGCCCAGGAGCTGGCCCGCCCCATGCCCCGGCCACCCCAGCCGGCCGCCCGCCGCGGCACCCGCTTCCACGCCTGGGTCGAGGCCCGTTTCGAAGCGCTGACGCTGCCCATGCTGGAGCCGGAGGAGCTGCCGGGCAGCGACGCGGAGATCTCCGACGAACGGGACCTGGAGTCCCTCAAGGAGGCCTTCGAGCAGACCGAGTACGCGCACCGCACGCCCTACCGGGTGGAGGTCCCCTTCCAGCTGGCGCTCGCCGGCCGCGTCGTACGGGGCCGCATCGACGCCGTCTACAAGGTGGGCGACGGTGAGCGCGCGACCTACGAGATCGTCGACTGGAAGACCAACCGCGCACGTACCGCCGATCCCCTCCAGCTGGCCGTCTACCGCATCGCATGGGCCGAGCAGCAGGGCGTCCCCCCGGAGGCCGTCACGGCCGCGTTCCTGTACGTACGCAGCGGTGAGATCGTCCGCCCCGACGGCCTGCCGGACCGCGCGGCACTGGAGCGGCTGCTCAGCGAGGAGCCGCCCGGTGAGGAACCGCACTCCGAGGAGGACGGTGCGGGCCGATAGGCTCGTGACCATGAGCCAGACCCCGGACAGCGTCGTCCGTACGTACATCCAGCAGCACCGCGCCGCCTTCCTCGACGACCTCACCGAGTGGCTGCGCATCCCGTCGGTGTCCGCCCAGCCGGACCACGCGCCCGACGTACGACGCAGCGCCGACTGGCTCGCCGCCAAGCTGAAGGAGACCGGCTTCCCGACGGCCGAGGTCTGGCAGACCGCGGGTGCGCCCGCCGTCTTCGCCGAGTGGCCCAGTGACGACCCGCAGGCGCCCACGGTCCTGGTCTACGGCCACCACGACGTGCAGCCCGCCGCCCGGGAGGACGGCTGGGAGAGCGAGCCCTTCGAGCCGGTCGTGCGCGGGAACCGCCTCTACGCGCGCGGGGCGGCCGACGACAAGGGCCAGGTGTTCTTCCACACCCTCGGCGTCCGCGCCCACCTCGCCGCCACCGGCCGCACCACCCCGGCCGTGCACCTCAAGCTGCTCGTCGAGGGCGAGGAGGAGTCCGGCTCCCCGCACTTCCGGGCCCTGGTCGAGCTGCACGCCGAGCGGCTCACCGCCGACGCCGTGATCGTCTCCGACACCGGCATGTGGTCCGAGGACACCCCCACCGTCTGCACCGGCATGCGCGGCCTCGCCGAGTGCGAGATACGCCTGCACGGCCCCGACCAGGACATCCACTCCGGCTCCTTCGGCGGCGCCGTACCCAACCCGGCGACGGCCGCCGCCCGCCTGGTCGCCGCCCTGCACGACGAGCACGCACGCGTGGCGATCCCCGGCTTCTACGACGGCGTGGTCGAACTCACCGACCGCGAGCGCGAACTCCTCGCCGAACTGCCCTTCGACGAGCAGCAGTGGCTGCGCACGGCCAAGTCCTACGCGGCCCAGGGAGAGGCCGGCTACACCACCCTGGAGCGGATCTGGGCCCGCCCCACCGCGGAGGTCAACGGCATCGGCGGCGGCTACCAGGGCCCCGGCAGCAAGACGATCATCCCCTCCTCCGCCCTGGTGAAGCTGTCCTTCCGCCTGGTGGCGGGCCAGGACCCCGGCCATGTGGAGAAGGCCGTCCGCGCCTGGGCCGAGCAGCAGGTGCCGCCGGGAATCCGCTGCGACGTCACGTTCAGCGGGGCCACGCGCCCGTGCCTGACGCCGCTCGACCACCCGGCTCTGGAGTCGGTCACCCGCGCCATGGGCCGGGCGTTCGAGAAGCCGGTCCGCTTCACGCGCGAGGGCGGCTCCGGACCGGCGGCCGACCTCCAGGACGTCCTCGGCGCCCCGGTGCTGTTCCTGGGCATCTCCGTCCCCTCGGACGGCTGGCACGCCCCGAACGAGAAAGTCGAACTCGACCTCCTCCTCAAGGGCGTCGAGACCACCGCGTACCTGTGGGGTGACCTCGCCGAGAACTGGCGCCATGCGCCCTGAGCCCACCGTCCTGTCCGGGCCGGGCACGCGCGCGGGGCACACTGGAGGCGCCGCCCCGCACCGCCCGAGCCCGCCGGACCCGGTCGCCTCCCGCCGTACGTCCCACTGAACCGCCTGCCGAACCCGACCGTTCCACCGGGGAGTTGGAAGCACCCGTGACCACCTGGACCGACCCCAACGCCGACCGCCCCATCTCGCTCACCGCCCCGAGCGGCATCGACCGGGCCGCTCACCACCGGCTCGACGAGGCCTGGCTCGCGGCGGCGTGGAGCCACCCGACGACGCGCTGTTTCGTCGTCTCCGGCGGACAGGTCCTCATCGACGAGACGGCGGACGGACGCACCGAACTCGTCATGACCCCGTCCTTCGAGGCCCCTCTCACCGAGGCCCACCGCTACTTCCTCGGCAACGACGAGGACGGCGTCAGCTACTTCGCCCTCCAGAAGGACTCCCTGCCCGGGCGCATGGACCAGTCCGCACGCCCGGCAGGCCTGCGCGAGGCGGGCGCGCTGCTGTCGGCCCGCGACGTGGGCCTGATGGTGCACGCGGTGGGCCTGGAGAACTGGCAGCGCACGCACCGTTTCTGCTCACGCTGCGGCGAGCGCACCGTCATCGCCGCCGCCGGGCACATCCGCCGCTGCCCGGCCTGCGGCGCGGAGCACTACCCGCGCACGGACCCGGCCGTGATCATGGCCGTGACCGACGAGGACGACCGCATCCTGCTCGGCCGCCAGGTCCACTGGCCCGAGGGCCGCTTCTCGACGCTGGCGGGCTTCGTCGAGCCCGGTGAGTCCATCGAGCAGTCGGTGCGCCGGGAGGTCCTCGAGGAGGTCGGCGTCAGCGTCGGCCAGGTCGAGTACGTCGCCAGTCAGCCCTGGCCCTTCCCGTCCAGCCTCATGCTGGGCTTCATGGCCCGCGCGACCTCGACCGAGATCGAGGTCGACGGTGACGAGATCCACGAAGCCCGCTGGTTCTCCCGCGAGGAGCTGCACGCCGCCTTCGAGTCCGGCGAGGTGCTCCCGCCCTACGGCATCTCGATCGCGGCCCGCCTGATCGAGCTCTGGTACGGCAAGCCGCTCCCGACGCGGAGCGTCGCCTGACGCCGCCGGTGACCGGCCCGTACGGGACTCCGGCACGGGCGTCGACCGCTCCGCGGCGATGAGCGAACGTGCTGGAAGGCGGCCCCTGAGCTGTCTCAGGAGCCGCCTTCCCCGCACGAACACGCGACGACTAGGCGCCGATCTTCTGCTTCACCTGCGCCAGCGACGGGTTCGTGAGCGTCGAGCCGTCCGGGAACAGGACGGTGGGCACTGTCTGGTTTCCGCCATTCGCCTTCTCCACGAACGCGGCGGAATCCGGGTCCTGCTCGATGTTGATCTCGGTGTACGCGATGCCCTCGCGGTCCATCTGGCTCTTCAGCCGGCGGCAGTAGCCGCACCACGTGGTGCTGTACATCGTCACAGTGCCCAGCATGTCTCTCGTACTCCTCAGGTGGCTCGGTCGGGTGGTCGCAGTCGGGGAACGTATGTGAAAGGTCCACCATTCCCGGTCCCCGGGCCCGGCCCGACGTGACGCCTGCCGCATTGATGCGACTATCAGTGCCCGCCTGTGGACAACCGGCGCTGCCGTCTCGCGCGACCTGGCAGCATGGCCGTGTGACAGCAGCAACGCACTCCACCCTGTTCCCGCAGGTACCGGACTCCGCCGACGCGGTGCTCGAAGGGCTCGACCCCGAGCAGCGCGAGGTGGCGACGGCCCTGCACGGTCCGGTGTGCGTCCTGGCGGGCGCGGGCACGGGCAAGACCCGGGCGATCACCCACCGCATCGCCTACGGAGTGCGCGCCGGCATCCTGCACCCCTCCAGCGTCCTCGCCGTCACCTTCACCAATCGCGCAGCCGGGGAGATGCGCGGCCGGCTGCGCCAGCTCGGCGCCGCGGGCGTCCAGGCCCGCACGTTCCACTCGGCCGCCCTGCGTCAGCTCCAGTACTTCTGGCCGAAAGCCATCGGCGGCTCCATGCCCCGGCTCGTCGACCGCAAGATCCAGCTCGTCGCCGACGCGGCCGCCGCCTGTCGCATCCGTCTCGACCGGGGCGAGCTGCGGGACGTCACTGCCGAGATCGAGTGGTCCAAGGTCACCCAGACCGTCCCCGCCGACTACGCGCCCGCCGCAGCCAAGGCCGGCCGCGAGTCCCCCCGCGACCCCGCTGAGATCGCCCAGCTCTACGCCGCCTACGAGGACGTCAAGCGCGAGCGGTCCGTGATCGACTTCGAGGACGTGCTGCTGCTGACCGTGGCCGTCCTGCAGGACCGGCACGACATCGCCGAGCAGATCCGCGCCCAGTACCAGCACTTCGTGGTCGACGAGTACCAGGACGTCAGCCCCCTCCAGCAGCGCCTGCTCGAACTGTGGCTGGGCGAGCGCGACAGCCTCTGCGTGGTCGGGGACGCCAGCCAGACGATCTACTCCTTCACGGGGGCGACCCCGGACCATCTGCTCGACTTCCGCACCCGCCACCCCGCTGCCACGGTCGTCAAACTGGTCCGCGACTACCGCTCCACCCCCCAGGTCGTCCACCTCGCCAACGGCCTGCTCGCCCAGGCCCGGGGCCGGGCCGCCGACCACCGCCTGGAGCTCGTCTCCCAGCGCCCCGCGGGGCCCGAGCCCGTCTACGCCGAGTACACCGACGAGCCCGCCGAGGCCGAAGGCGCGGCCCGCCGGATCCGCGAACTCATCGACTCGGGCGTCCCGGCCTCCGAGATCGCGATCCTCTTCCGTACGAACGCCCAGTCCGAGACCTACGAGCAGGCCCTGGCCGACGCGGGAGTGCCCTACCAGCTGCGTGGCGCCGAGCGGTTCTTCGACCGCCCGGAGGTGCGCAAGGCGGGCATCGCCCTGCGCGGCGCGGCCCGCTTCGGCGGCAACGACTCCCTCCTCGACGACGTCGTCGACCTTCCTTCCCAGGTGCGTGCCGTGCTGTCGGGAGAGGGCTGGACGACGCAGCCACCGGCCGGCTCCGGCGCCGTGCGAGAGCGCTGGGAGTCCCTGGCCGCCCTGGTGAACCTCGCCCAGGACTTCGCCGCCGCCAAACCGGGCGCCAC
The Streptomyces tuirus genome window above contains:
- a CDS encoding ATP-dependent DNA helicase; this encodes MPARITDPEQLKQLLGIPFTPEQTACITAPPAPQVIVAGAGSGKTTVMAARVVWLVGTGQVAPEQVLGLTFTNKAAAELAERVRKALVKAGVTDPDAIDPDNPPGEPVISTYHAFAGRLLTDHGLRIGLEPTSRLLADATRFQLAARVLREAPGPYPALTRSFPDLVGDLLALDSELAEHLVRPEALRAYDAELLLTLRGAKLSNADLRKVPEAAAARRELAELVTRYRTAKRERDLLDFGDQIALSARLAGTPEVGQVLRDEFRVVLLDEYQDTSVAQRVLLAGLFGEGTGHPVTAVGDPCQAIYGWRGASVANLDDFPEHFPHADGRPATRQSLSENRRSGGRLLDLANGLAEPLRALHAGVEALRPAPGAERDGIVRCALLPTHAEEIDWAADSVAHLVRTGTAPGEIAVLCRTATDFAEIQGALVARDIPVEVVGLSGLLHLPEIADLVAVCEVLQDPGANASLVRLLTGPRWRIGPRDLALLGRRARLLVAHARVADDDDQDRRLAEAVEGVDPSEVISLADALDTFLETPLDGRGDDDGLPFSPDARVRFARLATELRELRRSLADPLMDVLHRVLAVTGLEVELSASPHALAARRRETLSNFLDVAASFAAGDNEASLLAFLGFLRTAAQYEKGLDNALPGGENTVKVLTAHKSKGLEWDVVVVPGLVTGTFPSSQGREKWTSQGKVLPHGLRGDADTLPDVTSWDAKGLKAFHEAMKDHQHTEELRLGYVTFTRPRSLLLGSGHWWGPTQKKRRGPSAFLQALYEHCEAGYGEIEAWADEPAEDEDNPALHRATADQVWPLPLDAAALARRRAAAETVLAHLEGLASEEAGHPAAVHDPDALDDPEWPPPPEDDEPPYDEPDPFDYDEDPFDHDEDAFDDEALDAPASPAPQEEDAIDGDAFTEADGPADGDARPAHAPTVPHQAGPPEPQDPRRHPRPHLTPEEARTIASWDRDLDALTGELLRARDSVTEVPLPTSLTASQLLLLAADPDGLAQELARPMPRPPQPAARRGTRFHAWVEARFEALTLPMLEPEELPGSDAEISDERDLESLKEAFEQTEYAHRTPYRVEVPFQLALAGRVVRGRIDAVYKVGDGERATYEIVDWKTNRARTADPLQLAVYRIAWAEQQGVPPEAVTAAFLYVRSGEIVRPDGLPDRAALERLLSEEPPGEEPHSEEDGAGR
- a CDS encoding dipeptidase, encoding MSQTPDSVVRTYIQQHRAAFLDDLTEWLRIPSVSAQPDHAPDVRRSADWLAAKLKETGFPTAEVWQTAGAPAVFAEWPSDDPQAPTVLVYGHHDVQPAAREDGWESEPFEPVVRGNRLYARGAADDKGQVFFHTLGVRAHLAATGRTTPAVHLKLLVEGEEESGSPHFRALVELHAERLTADAVIVSDTGMWSEDTPTVCTGMRGLAECEIRLHGPDQDIHSGSFGGAVPNPATAAARLVAALHDEHARVAIPGFYDGVVELTDRERELLAELPFDEQQWLRTAKSYAAQGEAGYTTLERIWARPTAEVNGIGGGYQGPGSKTIIPSSALVKLSFRLVAGQDPGHVEKAVRAWAEQQVPPGIRCDVTFSGATRPCLTPLDHPALESVTRAMGRAFEKPVRFTREGGSGPAADLQDVLGAPVLFLGISVPSDGWHAPNEKVELDLLLKGVETTAYLWGDLAENWRHAP
- the nudC gene encoding NAD(+) diphosphatase, producing MTTWTDPNADRPISLTAPSGIDRAAHHRLDEAWLAAAWSHPTTRCFVVSGGQVLIDETADGRTELVMTPSFEAPLTEAHRYFLGNDEDGVSYFALQKDSLPGRMDQSARPAGLREAGALLSARDVGLMVHAVGLENWQRTHRFCSRCGERTVIAAAGHIRRCPACGAEHYPRTDPAVIMAVTDEDDRILLGRQVHWPEGRFSTLAGFVEPGESIEQSVRREVLEEVGVSVGQVEYVASQPWPFPSSLMLGFMARATSTEIEVDGDEIHEARWFSREELHAAFESGEVLPPYGISIAARLIELWYGKPLPTRSVA
- a CDS encoding mycoredoxin, yielding MLGTVTMYSTTWCGYCRRLKSQMDREGIAYTEINIEQDPDSAAFVEKANGGNQTVPTVLFPDGSTLTNPSLAQVKQKIGA
- a CDS encoding ATP-dependent DNA helicase UvrD2 — its product is MTAATHSTLFPQVPDSADAVLEGLDPEQREVATALHGPVCVLAGAGTGKTRAITHRIAYGVRAGILHPSSVLAVTFTNRAAGEMRGRLRQLGAAGVQARTFHSAALRQLQYFWPKAIGGSMPRLVDRKIQLVADAAAACRIRLDRGELRDVTAEIEWSKVTQTVPADYAPAAAKAGRESPRDPAEIAQLYAAYEDVKRERSVIDFEDVLLLTVAVLQDRHDIAEQIRAQYQHFVVDEYQDVSPLQQRLLELWLGERDSLCVVGDASQTIYSFTGATPDHLLDFRTRHPAATVVKLVRDYRSTPQVVHLANGLLAQARGRAADHRLELVSQRPAGPEPVYAEYTDEPAEAEGAARRIRELIDSGVPASEIAILFRTNAQSETYEQALADAGVPYQLRGAERFFDRPEVRKAGIALRGAARFGGNDSLLDDVVDLPSQVRAVLSGEGWTTQPPAGSGAVRERWESLAALVNLAQDFAAAKPGATLADLVAELDERANAQHAPTVQGVTLASLHSAKGLEWDVVFLVGVAEGMMPITYAKTDEQIEEERRLLYVGVTRAREHLRVSWALSRSPGGRPNRRPSRFLDGLRPGSTATTGRTSAGAAGGIERGIPGTRESAPRRAQRVPARCRVCGRTLTDPGEMKLMRCDDCPSDMNEGLYERLREWRADQARSSGQPAFCVFTDRTLMAIAETAPDDERELARIPGVGMRKLTRYGADVLALCAGQSSAESTDPD